A single window of Candidatus Flexicrinis affinis DNA harbors:
- a CDS encoding branched-chain amino acid ABC transporter permease, producing MLKSLVPTGRGSVATSVALIGAILIFAFIAANFSPGTFAITLLTGLLRAMLLFLVAAGLSLIFGLMDILNFAQGGYFMLGAYITFDVVHPEAGIMSFGSLIADPTMRFAFAITIATLIGAVLGYVLERGLLRPLYKRALFQLVLTFGVSIILLEAVKFLWGPSPYSWTVRLPIQESQFRIFDTPFSTYRLFVIAMGLMLMAVVIVLLRRTRIGIIIRAGVQDPEMVSALGINVRAVFTLVFTLGCALAAFGGGVAVPFLGATNSLGATFLLASIAVIVLGGLGSFEGTAVGSFVVGLGWAAMEQFSARPEIGTVLASMSPMLLLALVLLLRPKGLFGEDR from the coding sequence ATGCTCAAGTCGCTCGTTCCGACCGGCCGTGGGTCGGTCGCAACATCCGTCGCGCTGATTGGCGCGATACTGATCTTCGCGTTCATCGCCGCCAACTTCTCACCCGGAACATTTGCGATCACACTGCTTACCGGGCTGCTCCGTGCGATGCTCTTGTTCCTCGTCGCCGCGGGTCTGTCGCTGATTTTCGGCTTAATGGATATCCTGAACTTCGCGCAGGGCGGATACTTCATGCTCGGCGCATACATCACGTTCGACGTCGTGCATCCCGAGGCGGGCATCATGTCGTTCGGCAGTCTTATCGCCGATCCGACGATGCGCTTCGCGTTCGCAATCACGATTGCCACACTCATCGGTGCGGTCCTCGGCTACGTGCTTGAACGCGGGCTGCTGCGTCCGCTGTACAAGCGCGCGCTGTTCCAGCTTGTGCTGACGTTCGGCGTCTCGATCATCCTGCTGGAGGCGGTCAAGTTCCTGTGGGGTCCGTCGCCGTACAGCTGGACGGTCAGGTTGCCGATTCAAGAGTCGCAGTTCCGGATCTTTGACACGCCATTCAGTACCTACCGCCTGTTCGTCATCGCTATGGGCTTGATGCTGATGGCTGTCGTGATTGTGCTCTTGAGGCGCACACGCATCGGCATCATCATCCGGGCCGGCGTGCAGGATCCGGAAATGGTCAGCGCGCTGGGGATCAACGTGCGCGCGGTATTCACACTGGTGTTCACGCTCGGGTGCGCATTGGCTGCGTTCGGCGGCGGGGTAGCGGTACCGTTCCTTGGGGCGACGAACTCGCTCGGCGCGACGTTCTTGCTGGCGAGCATCGCGGTCATCGTGCTCGGGGGACTAGGCAGTTTCGAAGGCACGGCGGTCGGCAGTTTTGTAGTCGGATTGGGCTGGGCTGCGATGGAACAGTTCAGCGCACGCCCTGAGATCGGGACGGTGCTGGCGAGCATGTCGCCGATGCTGCTGCTGGCGCTGGTGCTGCTGCTGAGGCCCAAGGGCCTTTTCGGGGAGGATCGCTAG
- a CDS encoding branched-chain amino acid ABC transporter permease gives MAQNRLTRFLRNEWIYIVFSVLLVLFPHIVGGITGSSPFGVQRGSRFIMSGAAVYWMSILIDIFALSVLVMSYNLMFGFTGVISFGHAMFFGLGGYLLGMVTQMTGLPPDLAFFVGVALVIVVSAVLGLGIGFATLRLRGVYFAIFTLAVSEMVLIYFGRWAVTGGEDGFALSTIPVWIDAAQSRINLYYVSLILFAGTFVFIRRLVNSPAGAVFKAIRENEMRAQAIGFNTLRFKLLSITIASVLAGCAGIIHALLAKKIGPEMLNVSHTVDALLMTIIGGVGTFTGPILGASGLTLADVLLREATITIGSLTIDIGDSWLLILGLIFVLVVLIFPFGIVGTWNRLRMRFARR, from the coding sequence ATGGCGCAGAACCGTCTCACGCGCTTCCTCCGCAACGAGTGGATTTACATCGTCTTCTCCGTGCTGCTCGTTCTCTTTCCGCATATTGTGGGTGGGATCACCGGCAGCAGCCCGTTCGGCGTACAGCGTGGATCGCGCTTTATCATGTCGGGCGCGGCTGTGTATTGGATGTCGATCCTGATCGACATTTTCGCCCTCTCCGTGCTGGTGATGAGCTACAACCTGATGTTCGGGTTCACCGGAGTCATCAGCTTCGGACACGCGATGTTCTTCGGGTTGGGCGGTTACCTGCTCGGCATGGTGACGCAGATGACCGGTCTGCCGCCCGACCTCGCGTTCTTCGTCGGCGTCGCACTCGTGATCGTCGTGAGCGCCGTGCTGGGGCTGGGTATCGGATTTGCGACACTGAGGCTGCGCGGCGTCTACTTCGCGATCTTCACGCTAGCCGTGTCGGAAATGGTGCTGATCTACTTCGGGCGCTGGGCCGTGACCGGCGGCGAGGACGGGTTCGCGCTCTCCACAATTCCGGTATGGATCGACGCCGCGCAGAGCCGCATCAACCTGTACTACGTCAGCCTCATCTTGTTTGCCGGGACGTTCGTGTTCATCCGTCGGCTCGTCAACTCGCCTGCCGGCGCGGTGTTCAAAGCAATCCGCGAGAACGAAATGCGCGCGCAGGCGATCGGCTTCAACACGCTGCGGTTCAAGCTTTTGTCGATCACGATTGCCAGTGTGCTTGCGGGCTGTGCCGGCATCATTCACGCACTTCTGGCGAAGAAGATCGGCCCGGAAATGCTCAACGTGTCGCACACTGTAGACGCGTTGTTGATGACGATCATCGGCGGAGTTGGAACGTTCACCGGGCCAATCCTTGGCGCGTCGGGCCTGACGCTGGCCGACGTGCTGCTGCGCGAAGCGACGATCACGATAGGGTCGCTCACCATCGACATCGGCGACAGTTGGCTGCTGATCCTCGGCCTGATCTTCGTGCTGGTCGTGCTGATCTTCCCGTTCGGAATCGTCGGGACGTGGAACCGGCTTCGGATGCGCTTCGCACGCCGCTAG
- the glpK gene encoding glycerol kinase GlpK gives MAAKYVGALDQGTTSTRFILFDKSGRIAGSHQLEHQQIFPQAGWVEHDPAEIIHRTHAVIDGALKAVGAQSTDVAAIGITNQRETTIVWDRNTGKPFYNAVVWQDTRTDKIVGRLAAAGDADRFREKTGLPLSTYFSGTKLIWLLENVSGLREAAERGDALFGTIDTWLIWNLTGGKAHVTDVTNASRTLLMNLETLDWDAEILAELGVPRQMLPTIRASSTPEPYGSVNVGGGEIPLTAILGDQQAALFGQTCYDVGEAKNTYGTGCFMLLNTGERIVLSQHGLLTTVGYKLDDQPAVYALEGSIAVTGSLVQWLRDNLGIIQSSPDVEALARAVPDNGGIYFVPAFSGLFAPYWRGDARGAIVGMTRFINKNHIARAALEATAYQTREVMDAMLNDSGVQLHTLKVDGGMTHNDLLMQFQADILDVPVVRPVVAETTALGAAYAAGLAVGFWGGLDELRKNWQIAHRWDPAMPDLERDRLFAGWKKAVTRTFDWVD, from the coding sequence ATGGCAGCGAAATATGTTGGCGCGCTCGATCAAGGGACCACAAGCACGCGTTTCATTCTGTTTGACAAGTCCGGGCGCATCGCGGGTTCACACCAACTGGAGCATCAGCAGATCTTCCCGCAGGCTGGTTGGGTCGAGCACGATCCGGCGGAAATAATCCACCGGACGCACGCCGTTATCGACGGTGCGCTCAAGGCCGTCGGCGCGCAATCCACAGATGTCGCGGCGATCGGCATTACCAATCAGCGCGAGACCACGATCGTGTGGGATCGCAACACTGGCAAGCCATTCTACAACGCCGTGGTCTGGCAGGACACGCGCACGGACAAGATCGTCGGCAGACTTGCCGCGGCCGGCGACGCCGACCGCTTCCGCGAGAAAACAGGACTGCCGCTGTCCACTTACTTCAGCGGGACCAAGCTGATCTGGTTGCTGGAGAACGTCTCCGGGCTGCGCGAGGCGGCGGAACGCGGCGATGCCCTGTTCGGCACAATCGACACGTGGTTGATCTGGAATTTGACCGGCGGCAAAGCCCACGTCACCGACGTGACTAACGCCAGCCGTACACTGCTTATGAACCTGGAAACGCTCGACTGGGATGCGGAGATCCTCGCCGAGCTCGGTGTTCCCCGCCAAATGCTGCCAACGATCCGGGCATCCAGCACGCCTGAGCCCTATGGCTCGGTCAACGTGGGTGGCGGCGAAATCCCCCTGACGGCGATACTCGGCGATCAGCAGGCGGCGCTGTTCGGGCAGACGTGTTATGACGTCGGCGAGGCCAAGAACACCTACGGCACGGGATGCTTCATGCTGCTCAACACCGGCGAACGGATCGTGCTCAGCCAGCACGGTCTGCTGACGACCGTCGGCTACAAGCTGGACGACCAGCCCGCGGTGTACGCGTTAGAGGGCAGTATCGCCGTGACCGGATCGCTCGTGCAGTGGTTGCGCGACAACCTCGGCATCATCCAGTCGTCGCCAGACGTGGAGGCGCTGGCCCGCGCGGTCCCGGACAACGGCGGCATTTACTTCGTCCCGGCGTTCAGCGGGCTGTTCGCGCCCTATTGGCGGGGCGACGCGCGCGGCGCGATCGTGGGCATGACGCGCTTCATCAACAAGAATCACATCGCGCGTGCCGCGCTGGAGGCGACCGCCTACCAAACGCGCGAGGTCATGGACGCCATGCTGAACGACAGCGGCGTGCAGCTTCATACCCTAAAGGTCGACGGTGGTATGACCCACAACGACCTGCTGATGCAGTTCCAAGCCGATATCCTCGACGTGCCGGTGGTGCGGCCGGTCGTGGCGGAGACGACGGCGCTCGGCGCTGCTTACGCGGCGGGTCTGGCCGTCGGCTTCTGGGGCGGGCTGGATGAACTGCGCAAGAACTGGCAGATCGCGCATCGGTGGGATCCCGCTATGCCGGACCTCGAGCGCGACCGCTTGTTCGCCGGGTGGAAAAAGGCGGTGACCCGCACGTTCGATTGGGTCGACTAG
- a CDS encoding MBL fold metallo-hydrolase, with protein sequence MRLPPSRRPVELIERRFPSANMAIVRGPRPILIDPGFATDVAEVESHLERLDLHPRDLQCIALTHYHCDHNGAVEYFQQEYGVPIAAERTEAAAAVDGTLKRMISSWFIQPAPRYTVDLYLDDGMVLETGGPALQVVATPGHTVGHISFLTDEGTLVAGDTFHANDVATVTPFREGATSLHRLIASIHRLHTLDAPVRRALSGHGPVITAPDEAMEAALERLDSWAAEPERAAWHALKRLGTYNLMLTDGMAERDFAAFLLRVPWFIDYAKHAFGTTPQDFVSPYLAELTRARAIEVEDGFVRPTTPYQALPAGWLDAHIR encoded by the coding sequence GTGAGACTTCCTCCAAGCCGCAGGCCGGTTGAGCTGATTGAACGCCGTTTCCCAAGCGCGAACATGGCGATCGTCCGCGGGCCGCGCCCAATACTGATCGACCCCGGCTTTGCGACTGATGTCGCCGAAGTCGAATCGCACCTCGAACGCCTAGATCTGCACCCACGTGACCTGCAGTGCATCGCCCTCACGCATTATCACTGTGATCACAATGGCGCCGTCGAATACTTCCAGCAGGAATACGGCGTGCCCATTGCCGCAGAACGCACCGAAGCCGCCGCGGCCGTCGACGGCACGCTGAAGCGCATGATCAGCAGTTGGTTCATTCAGCCCGCGCCGCGATATACCGTCGACCTCTACCTTGACGATGGCATGGTACTCGAGACCGGCGGCCCTGCTCTTCAGGTCGTCGCCACGCCGGGGCATACGGTGGGGCACATTAGTTTCCTGACCGACGAGGGCACGCTCGTCGCCGGCGACACGTTCCATGCCAACGACGTCGCGACAGTGACGCCTTTTCGTGAAGGCGCGACCAGCCTCCACAGGCTGATCGCAAGCATCCACCGTCTGCACACGCTCGACGCCCCGGTGCGGCGTGCGCTGTCCGGGCATGGGCCAGTCATCACAGCGCCGGACGAGGCGATGGAAGCGGCGCTCGAACGGCTCGACTCGTGGGCCGCCGAGCCTGAGCGCGCGGCGTGGCATGCCCTCAAGCGCCTCGGGACGTACAACCTGATGCTGACTGACGGCATGGCCGAACGCGATTTTGCCGCGTTTCTTCTGCGCGTCCCATGGTTCATTGACTACGCGAAACACGCCTTCGGAACGACGCCGCAGGACTTTGTCTCACCCTATCTAGCGGAGCTAACGCGTGCCCGGGCCATCGAAGTCGAGGACGGCTTCGTCCGGCCAACGACACCGTACCAAGCGCTTCCAGCAGGCTGGCTGGATGCGCATATCAGGTGA
- a CDS encoding ABC transporter ATP-binding protein, which produces MTLSRFARPYEDNPSPRHRLVVDHVSLSFGGVKALSDVSLQVEPGTIFAIIGPNGAGKTSMLNCICGLYRPQHGHIWYGDTDLVKTAPHRLAHLGIARSFQNIELFSHMTVLDNLMLGRHVHMKKNLLSALLYWGSGQAEEIRHREFVEHVIDLLQIQGIRKQLVGALAYGLQKRVELGRALATNPGMLLLDEPMAGMNVEEKEDIARYVLDINEEWGVTIILIEHDMGVVMDVSDTVAVLDFGRCIAVGTPDHVRSDPAVIKAYLGEQE; this is translated from the coding sequence ATGACCTTATCCCGTTTCGCTCGTCCGTATGAAGACAATCCGTCGCCCCGGCACCGGCTGGTGGTCGACCATGTGAGCCTGAGTTTCGGGGGCGTCAAGGCGCTTAGCGACGTAAGCCTTCAGGTCGAACCCGGCACGATATTCGCCATCATTGGCCCCAACGGCGCCGGCAAGACATCGATGCTGAACTGCATCTGCGGCCTATACCGCCCGCAGCACGGTCACATCTGGTACGGTGACACCGACCTCGTCAAGACCGCGCCACACCGCCTCGCCCATCTGGGAATCGCGCGATCATTCCAGAACATCGAGCTGTTTAGCCACATGACCGTGCTCGACAACCTGATGCTGGGCCGCCACGTCCACATGAAGAAGAATCTATTGTCCGCCCTGCTGTACTGGGGCAGCGGGCAGGCTGAGGAAATCCGCCACCGCGAGTTTGTCGAGCATGTCATCGACCTGCTGCAAATTCAGGGAATCCGCAAGCAGCTCGTCGGCGCGCTGGCGTATGGTCTGCAGAAGCGTGTCGAACTGGGCCGCGCGCTGGCGACCAATCCCGGTATGCTGCTGCTTGACGAGCCGATGGCCGGGATGAACGTGGAGGAGAAGGAGGATATCGCACGGTACGTGCTCGACATCAACGAGGAGTGGGGCGTCACCATCATCCTGATCGAACATGACATGGGTGTCGTCATGGACGTCAGCGATACCGTTGCCGTACTCGACTTCGGGCGATGTATTGCGGTCGGCACGCCGGATCACGTCCGCTCCGATCCCGCAGTCATCAAGGCATACTTGGGCGAACAGGAATGA
- a CDS encoding AMP-binding protein produces MTGHIEPATLPQQLRANAAQIGSAMALREKRFGIWQSITWAEYLTRVRNFALGLHRMGFQRGDRIAILGDNRPEWVIAEVAAQALGGASVGIYQDSVVSEVAYIVDLCQTRFIVVEDQEQVDKLLDIWDDLETVESLIYFDPRGLRRYDGDFLVAFPDVESTGAAMHAEQPTWFDEQVNLGKSDDVAIVSTTSGTTNKPKLAKISHGNLLSMADGLTAVDHFKPHHEFVSFLPLAWIGEQMMSMACGMRVGFALNFPEEPETVPHDLREIGPHIMFAPPRIWENMLSTVQVKIEDADRVKRTIFNWALTVGRRAADLKFANKPMTFWQRAGLAAARVLVFHNLLDQLGLRRIKWAYTAGAALGPDVFRFFHGLGVNLKQGYGQTETTGICVIHRDDDIKFQTVGTAMPGAEVATDPHGEILVRGPMCFSGYFNNPEATTSTLTEDGWVHTGDAGYFDEDGHLIVIDRAKDVMTLHDGTRFSPQFIENKLKFSQYVREAVVFGGDNFPYVTAMINIDFGNVGKWAENHKTAYTTYTDLSQKPNVYELIRREVERTNVDLPGAARIRKFLLLHKELDADDAELTRTRKVRRGYVASRYQELIDALYGDHDEVRITSTITYQDGRTQTLDVAIRIEAMEPVPGGVAS; encoded by the coding sequence ATGACGGGCCACATCGAACCCGCTACCCTTCCGCAGCAGCTGCGCGCCAACGCGGCACAGATCGGCAGCGCCATGGCCCTGCGCGAGAAGCGCTTCGGCATCTGGCAGTCGATCACGTGGGCGGAGTACTTGACGCGCGTGCGCAACTTTGCGTTGGGGCTGCACCGGATGGGCTTTCAGCGCGGCGATCGCATCGCCATCCTCGGTGACAACCGGCCCGAGTGGGTGATCGCGGAAGTGGCCGCGCAAGCATTGGGCGGGGCAAGCGTCGGGATCTACCAGGACTCGGTCGTGAGCGAGGTGGCGTATATCGTCGACCTGTGCCAGACGCGCTTCATCGTCGTCGAGGATCAAGAACAGGTCGACAAGCTGCTTGATATCTGGGACGACCTCGAGACGGTCGAGTCGCTCATCTACTTCGACCCGCGCGGCTTGCGCCGCTACGACGGCGATTTCCTCGTCGCATTCCCCGATGTGGAGTCGACCGGGGCGGCCATGCATGCCGAACAGCCCACATGGTTCGACGAGCAGGTGAACCTCGGCAAGTCCGACGATGTCGCCATCGTCAGCACCACATCAGGCACGACGAACAAGCCGAAGCTGGCGAAAATCTCGCACGGCAACCTCCTCAGTATGGCGGATGGTCTGACGGCGGTCGACCACTTCAAGCCGCATCACGAATTCGTGAGTTTCTTGCCGCTGGCGTGGATCGGCGAGCAGATGATGTCGATGGCATGCGGCATGCGTGTCGGCTTTGCGCTCAACTTCCCGGAAGAACCGGAGACCGTGCCGCACGACTTGCGTGAGATCGGCCCGCACATCATGTTCGCGCCGCCGCGCATCTGGGAGAACATGCTCAGCACGGTGCAGGTCAAGATCGAAGACGCCGACCGGGTCAAGCGCACGATCTTCAACTGGGCGCTGACCGTCGGCAGGCGCGCGGCCGACCTCAAATTCGCCAACAAGCCGATGACGTTCTGGCAGCGGGCCGGGCTTGCGGCGGCGCGAGTTCTCGTGTTCCACAACCTGCTCGACCAGCTCGGACTGCGTCGGATCAAGTGGGCGTACACGGCAGGCGCTGCGCTCGGCCCCGACGTGTTCCGCTTTTTTCACGGCCTCGGCGTAAACCTCAAGCAGGGTTACGGGCAGACCGAAACGACCGGCATCTGTGTCATCCACCGTGACGACGACATCAAGTTCCAGACCGTCGGAACGGCGATGCCGGGGGCGGAGGTCGCGACCGACCCACACGGCGAGATTCTGGTGCGCGGCCCGATGTGTTTCTCCGGCTACTTCAATAATCCCGAGGCAACCACCTCGACCCTTACCGAAGACGGATGGGTACACACCGGCGACGCCGGTTACTTCGACGAAGACGGGCACCTGATCGTCATCGACCGCGCCAAGGACGTGATGACGCTGCACGACGGCACGCGCTTCTCGCCGCAGTTCATCGAGAACAAGCTGAAGTTCAGCCAGTACGTTCGTGAGGCGGTTGTCTTCGGCGGCGACAACTTCCCCTACGTGACGGCTATGATCAACATCGACTTCGGCAACGTCGGCAAGTGGGCTGAAAACCACAAGACCGCCTACACCACATATACCGATCTGTCGCAGAAACCGAACGTCTACGAGCTGATCCGGCGTGAGGTCGAACGCACCAATGTCGATCTCCCGGGTGCAGCGCGCATCCGGAAGTTCCTGCTGCTGCACAAGGAACTCGACGCCGACGACGCCGAACTCACCCGGACCCGCAAGGTGCGCAGAGGATATGTCGCGTCGCGTTATCAAGAGCTGATCGACGCGCTGTACGGCGACCACGACGAGGTGCGGATCACGTCGACCATCACGTATCAAGACGGGCGCACCCAGACTCTCGATGTCGCAATCCGCATCGAGGCGATGGAGCCGGTGCCGGGCGGAGTGGCGAGCTGA
- a CDS encoding branched-chain amino acid ABC transporter permease: MDPNEVLKFLRLTYTGLSDGALLALIALGLVLVFKSTDVINFAHGEFMLLGGFVGYQLLTITAGWGIDPTLGTIISVAALVVAMVIVGTLVERLVLRPLIGEQIISVIMVTIGLSSIIDAIVGLAWGTIPQPLPYSIVPEALAGRWQIEMEGARRPLNLPQEAMLTILVVVILVVLLMLFFKRSKYGIAMRATADDQQAAMSMGISIRVVFGLTWSMTAVLAGLAGLLIGELTNAVGGDIPVVGLRAFPVIILGGLDSIAGAIVGGFSIAMLETYASGYVHPSLKNVVPYVALLIILMIKPYGLFGQKRIERV, translated from the coding sequence ATGGATCCGAACGAAGTCCTCAAGTTCCTTCGCCTCACGTATACAGGGTTGAGCGACGGTGCGCTGTTGGCCTTAATTGCGCTCGGCCTCGTTCTGGTATTCAAGTCCACCGATGTCATCAACTTCGCCCACGGCGAGTTCATGCTGTTGGGCGGGTTCGTCGGCTATCAGCTGCTGACGATCACGGCGGGATGGGGCATCGACCCGACGCTTGGGACGATCATCTCCGTGGCCGCGCTGGTGGTCGCCATGGTGATCGTCGGCACGCTGGTCGAACGACTGGTCCTGAGGCCGCTCATCGGAGAGCAGATCATCTCCGTCATCATGGTGACGATTGGACTCAGCAGCATCATCGACGCAATCGTGGGTCTGGCATGGGGCACCATTCCGCAGCCCCTGCCCTACTCGATCGTGCCGGAGGCGTTGGCCGGGCGCTGGCAGATCGAGATGGAGGGAGCGCGGCGTCCGTTGAATCTTCCGCAGGAGGCGATGCTGACGATCCTCGTCGTCGTTATCCTCGTCGTCTTGCTGATGCTTTTCTTCAAGCGCAGCAAGTACGGGATCGCCATGCGCGCCACCGCCGACGATCAGCAAGCGGCAATGAGCATGGGCATCAGCATCCGCGTAGTGTTCGGGCTGACGTGGTCGATGACGGCCGTCTTGGCAGGCCTTGCCGGTCTGCTCATCGGAGAACTGACCAACGCCGTCGGAGGCGATATTCCGGTTGTCGGCCTGCGCGCATTCCCCGTCATCATCCTCGGCGGGTTGGACAGCATTGCCGGCGCGATCGTAGGCGGGTTTAGCATCGCCATGCTGGAGACCTACGCCAGCGGCTACGTCCACCCGTCGCTGAAGAACGTCGTCCCGTACGTGGCATTGCTGATCATCCTGATGATCAAGCCGTACGGGTTGTTCGGACAAAAGCGGATCGAGCGAGTGTAG
- a CDS encoding branched-chain amino acid ABC transporter permease produces the protein MATQSGIYHETYGSDMQLRPTTMQRVRLALVAALLVVIPFVVDSSTQRLVNTVVIASIGAIGLNVLVGFTGQISLGQGAFLAIGAYACGLLQVYFAVPWPIALLAAAFISALLGGLIGLPSLRLKGLYLAVATLAAQQIVEWVIINWDPIDGEINGRATDALRIPGNALFGNADLRLNNNDTLFYVVAAAILVVVAMATTNLFRTHIGRAFVAIRDQDIAAEVMGVNLYRYKVLAFMVSSFIVGIAGGLLALQSTAISFERFTLSVSIEYLAMIIIGGLGTVSGSIYGAAFIVVLPELLRSVGRALAGTDPASLSEFNRVLPFVQEGVFGVVIVVTLIIEPEGIQRIWRTIKDYFRLWPFSY, from the coding sequence ATGGCGACGCAGAGCGGGATCTACCACGAGACCTACGGCAGCGACATGCAGCTGCGCCCCACGACGATGCAGCGCGTTCGCCTCGCGCTGGTGGCGGCCCTGCTGGTGGTCATCCCGTTCGTGGTGGATTCGTCCACACAGCGGCTCGTCAACACCGTCGTCATTGCATCGATCGGCGCAATCGGGCTGAACGTCCTGGTCGGGTTCACCGGGCAGATCAGCCTCGGTCAAGGCGCGTTCCTCGCAATTGGCGCGTACGCGTGCGGACTGCTGCAAGTGTACTTCGCCGTGCCGTGGCCGATCGCTCTGCTCGCGGCGGCGTTCATCTCCGCGCTGCTGGGCGGCTTGATCGGCTTGCCCTCGCTGCGGCTCAAAGGGCTGTACCTTGCGGTGGCAACCCTCGCTGCACAGCAGATCGTCGAGTGGGTCATCATCAACTGGGACCCGATCGATGGCGAGATCAACGGGCGGGCGACGGACGCGCTGCGCATTCCCGGTAATGCGCTGTTCGGCAACGCCGACCTGCGGCTGAACAACAACGATACGCTGTTCTACGTGGTTGCCGCGGCAATCCTCGTCGTGGTCGCAATGGCGACGACGAACCTGTTTCGCACACACATCGGCCGCGCATTCGTCGCGATCCGCGATCAAGACATCGCGGCTGAGGTCATGGGTGTGAACCTGTATCGCTACAAGGTTCTAGCGTTCATGGTATCGTCGTTTATCGTCGGGATCGCCGGCGGCTTGCTCGCGCTGCAAAGCACCGCGATCAGCTTCGAACGGTTCACGCTGTCGGTCAGCATCGAGTATCTCGCCATGATCATCATCGGCGGGCTGGGCACGGTCAGCGGATCGATCTACGGCGCCGCATTCATCGTCGTGCTACCGGAACTGCTGCGCTCGGTCGGGCGCGCGCTGGCCGGAACCGATCCGGCCTCGCTGAGCGAGTTCAATCGCGTGCTGCCGTTCGTTCAGGAGGGTGTGTTCGGTGTCGTCATCGTCGTCACGCTCATCATCGAGCCGGAAGGCATTCAACGAATATGGCGGACGATCAAGGATTATTTCCGACTGTGGCCATTCAGTTACTAA
- a CDS encoding ABC transporter substrate-binding protein — protein sequence MMKRVIVLLAVCAMLIVGSAGAQSGEPIKIGAIFDLSGATGDVGTPYADGVIAYVTALNESGGINGRPIELISADYAYSVETAEQLYAQFVAEGVVVFMGWGTGDTLALVSRIAEDEIPFISASYSASLNDPNGTAPYNFLIATTYGDQLEIMMMHMLDQWEADGNSASDMRIAIFHNDSPFGTDPIEQGETFASGAGVGGVLAIPMPRGATDFTAELQQADDFGVTHIIVQNVSSPAALLAQNVFDFFGGTGMVHFGCLNWCADELFVNRAGAAAEGALGAIPFTPTTVEVEGQEGPREFLEARGQTLEEASLHFSQGWAAMDVMAEAIRRTLDAGLDLTGPNIRATLETFEDYETGGLLAPVSFSAEDHRGNRALKIYQVENGVWVESSDLIDLRAME from the coding sequence ATGATGAAACGAGTGATCGTACTACTGGCCGTGTGCGCCATGCTGATCGTTGGATCGGCCGGGGCGCAGAGCGGGGAACCCATCAAGATCGGCGCGATCTTCGATCTGAGCGGAGCGACAGGTGACGTCGGTACGCCCTATGCGGATGGCGTGATCGCATACGTGACCGCCCTGAACGAAAGCGGTGGCATCAACGGCAGGCCGATCGAGTTGATCTCAGCGGACTATGCCTACAGCGTCGAAACGGCCGAACAGCTTTATGCGCAGTTTGTGGCAGAAGGCGTCGTCGTGTTCATGGGCTGGGGTACGGGCGACACGCTCGCGCTCGTCAGCCGCATCGCCGAGGACGAGATTCCGTTCATCTCCGCGTCGTATTCGGCATCGCTGAACGACCCGAACGGAACCGCACCCTACAACTTCCTCATCGCCACCACCTATGGCGACCAGCTTGAGATCATGATGATGCATATGCTGGATCAGTGGGAAGCTGACGGCAACAGCGCGTCCGACATGCGGATCGCCATCTTCCACAACGACAGCCCGTTCGGCACAGACCCGATCGAACAAGGCGAGACCTTTGCAAGCGGCGCAGGTGTCGGCGGCGTACTCGCCATTCCGATGCCGCGCGGTGCGACCGACTTCACCGCCGAGCTGCAGCAGGCCGACGACTTCGGCGTGACGCACATCATCGTTCAAAACGTGTCTAGCCCGGCCGCGCTGCTGGCGCAGAACGTCTTCGACTTCTTTGGCGGAACTGGCATGGTGCACTTTGGCTGCCTCAACTGGTGCGCCGATGAACTGTTTGTGAACCGTGCCGGCGCCGCCGCTGAGGGCGCGCTCGGCGCGATCCCGTTCACGCCGACGACTGTCGAGGTCGAAGGGCAGGAAGGGCCGCGTGAGTTCCTCGAAGCACGCGGACAGACGCTCGAGGAAGCCTCGCTGCACTTCTCGCAGGGATGGGCTGCCATGGACGTCATGGCCGAGGCGATCCGCCGCACGCTGGATGCCGGCCTCGACCTGACCGGCCCGAACATCCGCGCGACGCTTGAGACCTTCGAAGACTACGAGACGGGCGGCCTGCTTGCGCCGGTGTCTTTCAGCGCCGAAGACCACCGCGGTAATCGCGCGTTGAAGATTTATCAGGTCGAAAACGGTGTCTGGGTCGAATCGAGCGACTTGATCGACCTGCGCGCAATGGAGTAG